The following are from one region of the Nicotiana tomentosiformis chromosome 7, ASM39032v3, whole genome shotgun sequence genome:
- the LOC138896360 gene encoding uncharacterized protein — protein sequence MVSTLIGDFMITIRVYRGYTVMVCSLQTSANLFELEMVDFDVIMGMDWLASCYENVDCHTKMIRFQFPGEPIIEIKGNIATPKGRFISYHKARNMISKGYVYHLVRVRDVESKPPTLQSSPVVNEFLDVFPDELPGLPPERESEISIDLLPDTQLIFIPPYRLTRAEL from the coding sequence ATGGTATCCACTCTTATAGGAGATTTTATGATTACTATAAGGGTATATAGAGGTTACACAGTGATGGTTTGTAGTCTTCAAACTTCGGCGAatctatttgagttagaaatggttgattttgatgtgataatgggaatggactggttggcatcaTGTTATGAAAACGTTGATTGTCATACGAAGATGATTAGGTTTCAATTTCCCGGTGAACCCATCATTGAAATAAAGGGGAatattgctacgccgaaaggtaggtttatttcctatcatAAGGCAAGGAATATGATCTCGAAAGGTTACGTTTATCATCTCGTTCGTGTTAGAGATGTAGAGTcaaagccgcctactctacaatcatctcccgtggtcaatgaatttcttgatgttttcccagatgaactcccaggccttcctcctgaaagggagagtGAAATTAGCATTGATCTATTGCCTGACACTCAGTTGATCTTTATCCCTCCGTACAGGTTGACCCGGGCAGAGTTGTGA